The Jeotgalibacillus aurantiacus genome segment GGATTCATTGTCTGAACGCGGAATACTAATATTTTATAAGATTCATCCTGTTTATACGGATAAACGAGGACACTGTGAATATTGGAATGATTTTTTCTGATAATCCCTGCAACCTCATAAAGCATGCCCTGTTTATTCGGAACCTTTACTTCAATCTGGGATCCTGGCTGGGTTGCACCGGTTAATTGAATCAGTGTATGTAAAATATCGGTTTCGGTGATCATGCCCACCAGCTGATCTTCACTGACGATCGGCAGGCACCCGATCTGCTCTTCCATAAAGATGACTGCGACTTCTTCAACAAAATCAAGAGGGTGACCTGTAATGACAGGTGTTGTCATCATATCCAAT includes the following:
- a CDS encoding acetoin utilization AcuB family protein — its product is MIIEDMMVRDVHTLAPDSTLEEAIELMAKEKIRHVPVIDVNRKVVGIVTDRDIKEFSPSPFQTENREKLFQTKVLDMMTTPVITGHPLDFVEEVAVIFMEEQIGCLPIVSEDQLVGMITETDILHTLIQLTGATQPGSQIEVKVPNKQGMLYEVAGIIRKNHSNIHSVLVYPYKQDESYKILVFRVQTMNPMSVIDDLREEGHEVLWPNLPTNPL